Genomic DNA from Paenibacillus donghaensis:
GATGGGTCGGGAACGCTGGAACGGCGCCGGAAGAAATCTTTTGGCTGGTACAAGCAAGTAATTGAATCCAATGGTGAGGATCTGACTTAAAGAGGGTGAAGGCAAATGCGGATCATAAAAAAACTGAATAACAGCGTCGTGGTGGCGAAGGATGATAACGATCACGAGGTTGTAATTATGGGCAAAGGCATCGGCTGCAATTATGAGATGGGCTATGTGCTCAGCCGGGATGAGTTCGAACGAGTCTATGTGCTGGAGGATGAGAAGGCCTCGGATGCCGTTATCCGGCTCTCCCGTGACGTTCCCGATGTCTACTTCGAAATTTCACGCAAAATCATTGATTACGCCAAGCAGAATATTACCACCAAATTGAATGAGCATATCTACGTGGCTTTGACCGACCATATTTATTTCGCGGTGCAGCGACATAAGGATAATATCACAGTGCAGAACCGGCTGTTCTGGGAAGTGAAGAAATTCTATCCCAAAGAGTTCAAGGTGGGCTTGTACGGGCTGGGCGTCATGTTTGATGAGCTGAATATTCTATTTCCCGAAGAAGAGGCTGGCAATATCGCCTTCCATCTGGTGAATGCCCAGCAGTATACGGATGACCTGTCCCAAAGCACGTTCATAACGACTGTGATCAAGGATATCCTCAACATCGTGTCTTATCATTTCGGAGTGACGCTGGACCATGATTCGCTGAATTATTCCCGTTTTGTAACGCATTTGCAATATTTCTCACAGCGCCTGATTGAGAAGGTCGATACCGAAGCGGATGATGGATTCCTGTATGACCAGGTGCGGACGATGTACCAGAAGGAGTTCGAATGTGCGATGAGGATCAAGAATTATGTTCAAAAAACGTTCGAGCGCGAGATATCCAACAGTGAGCTGATCTATCTGACGATTCACATTAACCGGGTGATTAACCGGGGTTAATGTTGTATGTCCTTACACATGTATTCAAAAGAGAGCCATTCCTGGGCCTGCCGGTCCGACAGATGGCTCTCTTTGCTGTGTGCTGGTGCTAGGCGGAAGATCTGCTTATGCGCTGAAAATCTGTGTGCTTCCACCGCGCTGCCTGGTATCTAGAATGGCTGAATAATCCCCGATCAGCCGGTCAAACACCTGCTCCCATGACCGTCCAAGCGCCAGCCGCCGGCTCTCGGCGCCCAGCGCAGTCAGCCGCTCGGGCTGGCTGCTTAACATGCAGATTTCTTCAACCAGCGCCTGCGGATTGCGCGGCTCAAACAGGCTGCCGGATTGTCCCGGCACGACCAGATCACGGACGCCGCCGGCATTGGCTGCAATGACCGGCAGCCCCGAGGCCATCGCCTCCAGCACCACATTGCCGAAGGTTTCCGTGCTGGAGGGGAACACGAACAGATCGGCTGAGGCGTACAGCTGCGCCAGCTCTTCCCCATGCTTGTAGCCCGCGAAGGTGACATTGGGCGGGGCTTCGGTCCGCAGCTCCGGCAGCAGTGGGCCGTCTCCGACGATCAGCCAATGCACCTGGGACTGCAGAGATTCCGGCAGCTGCCGCATGGCTGCGGCGAGGGTGGAGATGTCTTTTTCCGGGGCAACCCGGCCTACATAGAGCAGCAGAAGGGGGGCAGTGATGCCATAGCGTTCACGGACTTCAGCACTGCGCCTCGCGGGGGAGAACAGCCGGCAGTCCACACCTCTGGACCACAGCTTCACCCGCTCGAAGCCCTGCTCCTGCAGAGCGCCGATCGTTTCCTGCGAGGGTGCAAAGGTGGCATCACAGGAACGGTGAAACCATTTCATATATTTCCAGTACAACGGGACGATTCTGCGCATCCGGTAATAGTCAAGATATCGGTCGAAGTGGGTATGGTAGGAAACGACATGGGGCAGATTGTGCCTGTGCGCATAGCGGAGGCCACAGAGTCCGATATTGAACGGTGTAGCCATGTGCAGAAGATCGGGCTTGAAGGCGTCCAGCTGGCGGCGGATGACAGACATGCTGGGCAGGGCCAGCCTGCACTCGGGATACATGATAAAAGGGATGCTGGCCAGGGGGCGGACGGGATCGGGGTAGCTGTCTTCGGGGGCAGACTTGGGGGTGAAGAGCAGATGCTCTATCCCTCTGCGGTTCAGATGCCCGGTTAACCGGCTGAGTGTCAGGGCCACACCGTTGGTTTGCGGAAGAAAAGTATCCGTAAATAAGGCTAGACGCATGGGTATCCCTCCCTCTATTCTTGTCGCCCTGATCTTAGCAGGCCACTATTTCAGGGGGGTTAACCGCAGGTTAAAGATAGGGGTTGTTTTTGGGCGGAGGAAGGGCATGCTGTCAGATTTTCTATTGTTTTTTATATTGCGCTAACATCTAAGATACACCGGCCTAATCTTATTTGCCTATAATTTATGAATTAGCCGAGAACACTCGTGACTTTAGTCGTGAGATGAATTGCTTCGGACAAGGCGTATCTTTAGATACGCCTTGTCCGACAGGTGTTTCTTGAAAACAATCAAAACACTGTTATTTAGAGATAATCACTCGAATGATTCAACCTATGATATCCTGTATTTGAGGTCACAACTTCAGA
This window encodes:
- the licT gene encoding BglG family transcription antiterminator LicT, with translation MRIIKKLNNSVVVAKDDNDHEVVIMGKGIGCNYEMGYVLSRDEFERVYVLEDEKASDAVIRLSRDVPDVYFEISRKIIDYAKQNITTKLNEHIYVALTDHIYFAVQRHKDNITVQNRLFWEVKKFYPKEFKVGLYGLGVMFDELNILFPEEEAGNIAFHLVNAQQYTDDLSQSTFITTVIKDILNIVSYHFGVTLDHDSLNYSRFVTHLQYFSQRLIEKVDTEADDGFLYDQVRTMYQKEFECAMRIKNYVQKTFEREISNSELIYLTIHINRVINRG
- a CDS encoding glycosyltransferase family 4 protein, giving the protein MRLALFTDTFLPQTNGVALTLSRLTGHLNRRGIEHLLFTPKSAPEDSYPDPVRPLASIPFIMYPECRLALPSMSVIRRQLDAFKPDLLHMATPFNIGLCGLRYAHRHNLPHVVSYHTHFDRYLDYYRMRRIVPLYWKYMKWFHRSCDATFAPSQETIGALQEQGFERVKLWSRGVDCRLFSPARRSAEVRERYGITAPLLLLYVGRVAPEKDISTLAAAMRQLPESLQSQVHWLIVGDGPLLPELRTEAPPNVTFAGYKHGEELAQLYASADLFVFPSSTETFGNVVLEAMASGLPVIAANAGGVRDLVVPGQSGSLFEPRNPQALVEEICMLSSQPERLTALGAESRRLALGRSWEQVFDRLIGDYSAILDTRQRGGSTQIFSA